The following are from one region of the Arcobacter defluvii genome:
- a CDS encoding VF530 family DNA-binding protein has product MNNNQNNPLHGIKLEMIINSLVDNYGWDELGKKININCFNYEPSVKSSLKFLRKIPWAREKVEKLYLSMINK; this is encoded by the coding sequence TTGAATAATAATCAAAATAATCCATTACATGGAATTAAATTAGAAATGATAATAAATTCTTTGGTTGATAACTATGGCTGGGATGAATTAGGTAAAAAGATTAATATTAATTGTTTCAATTATGAACCAAGTGTTAAATCTTCTTTAAAATTTCTTAGAAAAATTCCATGGGCGAGAGAAAAAGTTGAAAAGCTTTATTTATCAATGATTAATAAATGA
- a CDS encoding AI-2E family transporter, with protein sequence MKAVYFIVAIAIVMIFFMVELFNPFLRAILVSILLTVATSSLTLFLEKKSRSRIAATSFITIALAALFFIPILYCIFSFINFFNQVDQELLVRNLDDIKTFIQEKSVNLAFMNNFLDNLSSKIDVGKTVQDIFAISAYLGKNSAKFMIDMVMILIFFFFFTLYSTPLLTFIKELLPIKKEDSVILFSESSNVMTVVLYSILVTAIFEGFLFGFFLTFFNYDGLLFGVLYGFASLIPVIGGVIMWLPIVIYEATTNSITNAFIIAIYSIVVISIFADTFVKPMIIKYINKKVVKTPTSVNELLIFFAIVAGLSTFGFWGMIIGPAMVTFFISIMHLLKKYSDDFKENVSYD encoded by the coding sequence TTGAAAGCTGTCTATTTTATAGTTGCAATTGCAATTGTAATGATATTTTTTATGGTTGAGTTATTCAATCCATTTTTAAGAGCTATTCTTGTATCAATATTATTAACTGTTGCAACTAGTTCTTTAACACTTTTTTTAGAAAAAAAATCAAGAAGTAGAATTGCTGCTACATCATTTATTACAATTGCACTTGCTGCACTATTTTTTATTCCTATTTTATATTGTATTTTTTCATTTATTAATTTTTTCAATCAAGTTGATCAAGAACTATTAGTAAGAAATTTGGATGATATAAAAACCTTTATACAAGAAAAATCTGTAAATCTAGCCTTTATGAATAATTTTTTAGATAATCTTAGTTCAAAAATTGATGTAGGAAAAACTGTACAAGACATATTTGCTATTAGTGCTTATTTAGGAAAGAATTCTGCTAAATTTATGATTGATATGGTAATGATTTTAATATTTTTCTTCTTCTTTACCCTTTATTCTACCCCGCTTTTAACTTTCATAAAAGAACTATTACCAATTAAAAAAGAAGATTCAGTAATTTTATTTAGTGAATCATCAAATGTAATGACAGTTGTTTTATACTCAATTTTAGTTACTGCAATATTTGAAGGTTTTTTATTTGGTTTTTTCTTAACTTTTTTTAATTATGATGGATTACTATTTGGAGTTTTATATGGATTTGCATCTTTAATTCCAGTCATTGGTGGAGTAATAATGTGGCTTCCAATTGTAATTTATGAAGCAACAACAAATTCAATAACAAATGCTTTTATTATTGCAATTTATTCTATAGTTGTAATCTCAATATTTGCAGATACATTTGTAAAACCAATGATAATAAAATATATAAATAAAAAAGTAGTAAAAACACCTACTAGCGTAAATGAATTATTGATTTTCTTTGCAATAGTTGCTGGTCTTTCAACATTTGGTTTTTGGGGAATGATTATTGGTCCTGCAATGGTGACCTTTTTTATCTCAATTATGCACTTATTAAAAAAGTATTCTGATGATTTTAAAGAAAATGTATCTTATGACTAA
- the ruvB gene encoding Holliday junction branch migration DNA helicase RuvB — translation MERLVEVEQISFEEESTEVNLRPSNWDDYIGQEKIKKNLRVFIDASKKRKEALDHILFYGPPGLGKTTLSYLISNEMNTNIKITAGPMIEKSGDLAAILTNLEEGDILFIDEIHRLSPAVEEILYPAMEDYRLDIIIGSGPAAQTVKIDLPRFTLIGATTRAGMLSNPLRERFGMHFRMQFYTHEELAKIIQKASIKLGKFCEDDASLEISKRSRGTPRVALRLLRRVRDFSEVENEKLVHIERCKYALDELGVNESGFDEMDINLLELLISNRGKPMGLSTIAAALSEDEGTIEDAIEPYLLANGYIERTARGRVASIKTYEMFRLSYPGNQKLDDDLTQGKLF, via the coding sequence ATGGAAAGATTAGTAGAAGTTGAACAAATATCATTTGAAGAAGAAAGTACAGAAGTAAATCTACGTCCTTCAAACTGGGATGATTATATTGGTCAAGAAAAAATCAAAAAAAATCTAAGAGTTTTTATTGATGCATCTAAAAAAAGAAAAGAAGCACTAGATCATATATTATTTTATGGACCTCCTGGACTTGGTAAAACAACTTTATCATATTTAATATCAAATGAAATGAATACAAATATAAAAATCACAGCTGGACCTATGATAGAAAAAAGTGGAGATTTAGCTGCAATTTTAACTAATCTTGAAGAAGGTGATATTTTATTTATTGATGAGATTCATAGACTTAGTCCTGCTGTAGAAGAAATTTTATATCCAGCTATGGAAGATTATAGATTAGATATAATAATTGGTTCAGGACCAGCTGCTCAAACTGTAAAAATAGATTTACCAAGATTTACTCTAATTGGAGCAACTACACGTGCAGGAATGCTTTCAAATCCTCTAAGAGAAAGATTTGGTATGCATTTTAGAATGCAATTTTATACGCACGAAGAGTTAGCAAAAATCATTCAAAAAGCTTCAATTAAGCTAGGGAAATTTTGCGAAGATGATGCATCATTAGAAATATCAAAAAGAAGTAGAGGTACACCCAGAGTTGCATTGAGGCTGTTAAGACGAGTAAGAGATTTTTCTGAAGTAGAAAATGAAAAATTAGTTCATATAGAAAGATGTAAATATGCTTTAGATGAATTAGGGGTAAATGAAAGTGGATTTGATGAAATGGACATAAATTTACTAGAACTTCTAATTTCAAATAGAGGAAAACCTATGGGACTTTCTACAATTGCAGCAGCTCTTAGTGAAGACGAAGGTACAATTGAAGATGCAATTGAACCTTATTTACTTGCAAATGGATATATAGAAAGAACGGCCAGAGGAAGAGTAGCAAGTATAAAAACATATGAAATGTTTAGACTTTCATATCCAGGAAATCAAAAATTAGATGATGATTTAACTCAAGGAAAGCTATTTTGA
- a CDS encoding ferredoxin-thioredoxin reductase catalytic domain-containing protein gives MIRKIDINSEEFQIELELTKQFTDKVLEEHNLVYNPDDEVNESIQMGLTRNKLIYGKRFCPCFMVIGETLEEQEKSENRLCPCTPALTKEIPLKGSCHCGIYCTKEKAEETKNELSMHDAIATHSRGLTKDECEKLLLKEEINSQELESLLEARELGFVKFNLVDTREWMEWVGTRIKGTDYLIPTTSFYHALERINNQKDISVIVYCHSGSRSAYCQRIMLDLGFKSVANLDYGISSYGGERESGDN, from the coding sequence ATGATTAGAAAAATAGATATAAATAGTGAAGAATTTCAAATTGAATTAGAATTAACAAAACAATTTACAGATAAGGTTTTAGAAGAGCATAACCTTGTGTATAATCCAGATGATGAAGTTAATGAATCTATACAAATGGGATTAACAAGAAATAAATTAATTTATGGAAAAAGATTTTGTCCTTGTTTTATGGTTATTGGAGAAACATTAGAAGAACAAGAAAAAAGTGAAAATAGACTTTGTCCATGTACTCCAGCATTAACTAAAGAAATACCACTTAAAGGTTCATGTCACTGTGGAATTTATTGTACAAAAGAAAAAGCAGAAGAAACAAAAAATGAACTTAGTATGCACGATGCAATTGCAACACATTCAAGAGGATTAACAAAAGATGAGTGCGAAAAATTATTGCTTAAAGAAGAAATTAATTCTCAAGAGTTAGAATCATTACTTGAAGCAAGAGAATTAGGTTTCGTAAAATTTAATTTAGTTGATACAAGAGAATGGATGGAATGGGTTGGAACAAGAATAAAAGGAACAGATTATTTAATACCTACAACGTCATTTTATCATGCACTTGAAAGAATTAATAACCAAAAAGATATTTCTGTTATTGTTTATTGTCATAGTGGAAGTAGAAGTGCATATTGTCAAAGAATAATGCTTGATTTGGGATTTAAATCAGTTGCAAATTTAGACTATGGAATTTCTTCTTATGGTGGAGAAAGAGAGAGTGGAGATAATTAA